One Mesorhizobium loti genomic window carries:
- a CDS encoding Probable ABC-type sugar transport system periplasmic component-like protein, giving the protein MDDETKNHIEMVNAAISRRSAFALAGKLGLGAAGLASGLAGAGLAGGVSAARAADSSPGLPKKPYKFHFVCHVTLDQFFTPTVYGIQDACAAFGCSYQWTGSQKNVVSEMVSAMQTAIAQKSDGIAVCLVDPTAFDAATDMAAQAGIPVVAFNADVPVGSPNKRLSYVGQPLYQSGYNSALKWLKLIPKGGHVMLSIGVPGSLNTQPRLDGYIQAIKDSNSGVTYDVVNTGPDPATEISRVESYYLSHKNVNGLFGTGGSDTYACGFVSNKYGLVKGGGAVAGFDLFPQTLDFIKAGDVNFTTDQQAYLQGFLPVQQMYLYKLSGGLVGPANSDTSQAYVTKDNVDAYVGKSRFEGRSDVEPT; this is encoded by the coding sequence ATGGACGACGAAACGAAAAATCACATCGAGATGGTGAATGCCGCCATCTCCAGGCGCAGCGCTTTCGCGCTGGCTGGGAAGCTCGGCCTGGGTGCTGCTGGCCTCGCCAGCGGACTGGCGGGTGCCGGCCTGGCCGGCGGCGTCAGCGCGGCTCGGGCAGCCGATTCATCGCCCGGGCTGCCGAAGAAGCCCTACAAGTTCCACTTCGTTTGCCATGTGACGCTCGACCAGTTCTTCACCCCGACTGTCTACGGCATCCAGGATGCCTGCGCCGCTTTCGGTTGCAGCTATCAGTGGACGGGGTCGCAGAAGAACGTCGTCTCCGAAATGGTCAGCGCCATGCAGACAGCGATCGCGCAGAAGTCGGATGGCATCGCGGTGTGCCTGGTCGATCCGACGGCCTTCGACGCCGCCACCGACATGGCCGCGCAAGCCGGAATTCCGGTTGTCGCCTTCAACGCCGACGTGCCGGTCGGCAGCCCCAACAAGCGGCTGTCCTATGTCGGCCAGCCGCTCTATCAGTCCGGCTACAATTCGGCGCTGAAGTGGCTGAAGCTGATCCCCAAGGGTGGCCATGTCATGCTGTCGATCGGCGTGCCCGGCTCGCTCAACACGCAGCCGCGCCTCGACGGCTACATCCAGGCGATCAAGGACTCCAACAGCGGCGTCACCTATGATGTCGTCAACACGGGGCCGGATCCGGCAACGGAAATCTCGCGCGTCGAGAGCTATTATCTCAGCCACAAGAACGTCAACGGCCTGTTCGGCACCGGCGGTTCCGACACCTATGCCTGCGGTTTCGTGTCCAACAAATACGGGCTGGTGAAGGGAGGCGGCGCGGTGGCCGGCTTCGACCTGTTCCCGCAGACGCTGGACTTCATCAAGGCCGGCGACGTCAACTTCACCACGGACCAGCAGGCCTATCTGCAGGGCTTCCTGCCGGTGCAGCAGATGTATCTCTACAAACTGTCCGGCGGCCTCGTCGGTCCGGCCAACAGCGACACCAGCCAGGCCTATGTGACCAAGGACAATGTCGACGCCTATGTCGGCAAGTCGCGCTTCGAAGGCCGCAGCGACGTCGAGCCGACCTGA
- a CDS encoding 5-oxoprolinase: MSDISDIRMQVMWNRLISVVEEQALTLLRTAFSTSVRESGDLSAGVFDPRGQMLAQAVTGTPGHVNTMAEAVLHFMNAIPREEMFEGDTYVTNDPWLGTGHLHDITMVSPSFLNGELVAFFACTAHVVDVGGRGFGADGKSVYEEGIQIPIMKFAEKGKVNLDLVRILRANVREPNQVVGDFYSLAACNEVGHRRLVDMMKEIGLSSLDGLGDFIFSRTRDAMLERIKALPKGSWSNELVTDGYDAPVKLAAKVSVRDDHVEVDFTGTDPMSRWGINCPIIYSKAYACYALKCVVAPDIPNNAASLAFFTVTSPVNILNAVRPAPVALRHIFGHMVPDLVLGAIAQAMPGKILAEGAGALWNIHISARPVAGGQGRRAEVLMFNSGGMGARPGIDGLSATAFPSGVHTMPIEATEHTGPIVIWRKELRPDSGGDGEFRGGLGQVIEIAALEGHEFDFSAMFDRVNHPAHGRNGGGPGVAGVVRLDDGTQMRPKGWQHVPAGRRLILELPGGGGYGDPAKRSAEARANDRSKQYSSENGK, translated from the coding sequence ATGAGCGACATCAGTGACATCCGCATGCAGGTGATGTGGAACCGGTTGATCTCGGTGGTCGAGGAGCAGGCGCTGACCTTGCTGCGCACCGCCTTCTCGACCTCGGTGCGCGAATCCGGCGACCTGTCGGCGGGCGTCTTCGACCCACGCGGCCAGATGCTGGCGCAAGCGGTGACCGGCACGCCCGGCCATGTCAACACCATGGCCGAGGCCGTGCTGCATTTCATGAACGCGATTCCACGCGAGGAGATGTTCGAGGGCGACACCTATGTCACCAACGATCCCTGGCTGGGCACCGGCCATCTGCACGACATCACCATGGTGTCGCCGTCCTTCCTCAACGGCGAGCTGGTGGCGTTCTTCGCCTGCACGGCGCATGTCGTCGATGTCGGCGGGCGCGGCTTCGGCGCCGACGGCAAATCGGTCTATGAGGAAGGCATCCAGATCCCGATCATGAAGTTCGCGGAAAAGGGTAAGGTCAATCTCGACCTCGTCCGCATCCTGCGCGCCAATGTCCGCGAGCCGAACCAGGTCGTCGGCGATTTCTATTCGCTCGCAGCCTGCAACGAGGTCGGCCATCGCCGCCTCGTTGACATGATGAAGGAGATTGGGCTCTCCTCGCTCGACGGGCTTGGCGATTTCATCTTCTCGCGCACACGCGACGCCATGCTCGAGCGCATCAAGGCGCTGCCCAAAGGCAGCTGGTCGAACGAACTCGTCACCGACGGCTATGACGCGCCGGTCAAACTGGCGGCAAAGGTCTCGGTCCGCGACGACCATGTCGAGGTCGATTTCACCGGCACCGACCCGATGAGCCGCTGGGGTATCAACTGCCCGATCATCTACAGCAAGGCCTATGCCTGCTACGCGCTGAAATGCGTGGTTGCGCCCGACATTCCCAACAACGCCGCCTCGCTCGCTTTCTTCACCGTGACATCCCCGGTCAACATCCTGAACGCGGTGCGGCCGGCACCGGTGGCGCTCAGGCACATATTCGGCCACATGGTTCCGGACCTCGTGCTGGGCGCGATTGCCCAGGCCATGCCCGGCAAGATCCTTGCCGAAGGCGCCGGTGCGCTGTGGAACATCCACATCTCGGCGCGCCCGGTCGCGGGCGGCCAAGGGCGCCGCGCCGAAGTGCTGATGTTCAATTCCGGCGGCATGGGCGCACGTCCTGGCATCGATGGATTGTCGGCAACGGCTTTCCCTTCCGGCGTCCACACCATGCCGATCGAGGCGACGGAGCACACCGGGCCGATCGTCATCTGGCGCAAGGAGCTGCGGCCGGACTCCGGCGGCGACGGCGAATTCCGTGGCGGCCTCGGACAAGTCATCGAAATCGCCGCATTGGAAGGCCACGAATTCGATTTCTCGGCCATGTTCGACCGCGTCAATCACCCTGCCCACGGACGCAATGGCGGCGGACCTGGCGTCGCCGGCGTGGTCAGACTGGACGACGGCACACAGATGCGGCCCAAGGGCTGGCAGCACGTTCCGGCAGGCCGCCGGCTGATCCTCGAACTGCCGGGCGGCGGCGGCTATGGCGATCCGGCCAAACGCAGCGCCGAGGCGCGGGCGAACGACCGCTCCAAGCAATACAGTTCGGAGAACGGCAAATGA
- a CDS encoding thiamine pyrophosphate TPP-binding domain-containing protein — protein MIRNGGRLLVECLIALGVTKSFGVPGESYLAVLDALHDTQGRLDYVLCRNEGGAAFMASAYGKLTGSPGICFVTRGPGVTNASIGVHTAMQDSSPMILFVGQVGTDMKGREAFQEIDYRAVYGTVAKWAVEIDDVSRLPEIVARAWTTALTGRPGPVVVALPEDMLTTLTEAAPLSGPAAIFEAAPAQDAMAAALKLLAAAEKPVLLMGGANWTEEGRAALQAFAEASDIPVVAAFRYQDQFDNHSPVFVGEAGVGMVAHVRKLISDADVILAINVRFGEMTTDGYTLLSVPQPRQKLIHVHGSDREIGKIYVPTIGIHAGPNAFARALTPVKGGWTEWRAAARKAYEGTFAAPVQPGPVDMVAVSAWLRETLPADVILTNGAGNFTVWPNKFFKFGPQARLLAPQSGAMGYGLPAAIAAKVAFPQRTVVCFAGDGDFQMNCQELGTAMQAGAQPIVLILNNGIYGTIRAHQERHYPARVSGTSLENPDFVALAKAYGFHAERVESTGDFAAAFGRALASSTGAVLDIAISPEALTPRQTLSQMREAALASQKAKA, from the coding sequence ATGATCCGCAATGGCGGCCGCCTTCTTGTCGAATGCCTGATCGCGCTCGGTGTCACCAAGAGCTTCGGTGTGCCCGGCGAGAGCTATCTGGCCGTTCTCGACGCGCTGCACGACACGCAGGGAAGGCTGGATTATGTGCTTTGCCGCAACGAAGGCGGCGCGGCGTTCATGGCTTCAGCCTACGGCAAGCTGACCGGATCGCCCGGCATCTGCTTCGTAACGCGCGGCCCGGGCGTCACCAATGCCAGCATCGGCGTCCACACGGCCATGCAGGACAGTTCGCCGATGATCCTGTTCGTCGGCCAGGTCGGCACCGACATGAAAGGCCGCGAGGCTTTTCAGGAGATCGACTACCGGGCTGTCTACGGCACCGTCGCCAAATGGGCGGTCGAGATCGACGACGTCTCCCGCCTGCCGGAGATCGTCGCGCGGGCCTGGACCACCGCCCTGACCGGACGGCCCGGCCCCGTGGTGGTCGCCCTGCCGGAAGACATGCTGACCACCCTGACCGAGGCTGCCCCGCTCAGCGGGCCAGCCGCAATCTTCGAAGCCGCTCCGGCACAGGATGCGATGGCTGCGGCGCTCAAGTTGCTGGCGGCCGCGGAAAAGCCGGTCCTGCTCATGGGCGGCGCCAACTGGACAGAGGAAGGACGCGCGGCGCTGCAGGCCTTCGCCGAGGCGTCCGACATCCCGGTCGTGGCGGCCTTCCGCTATCAGGACCAGTTCGACAACCATTCGCCAGTGTTCGTCGGCGAGGCGGGCGTCGGCATGGTGGCACATGTGAGGAAGCTGATCAGCGACGCCGATGTGATCCTGGCCATCAATGTCCGCTTCGGCGAGATGACCACGGACGGCTATACGCTGCTGTCGGTGCCGCAGCCGCGCCAGAAGCTGATCCATGTCCATGGCTCCGACCGCGAGATCGGCAAGATCTATGTGCCCACGATCGGCATTCATGCCGGCCCGAACGCCTTCGCCAGGGCGCTAACGCCAGTCAAGGGTGGATGGACCGAGTGGCGCGCGGCGGCGCGCAAGGCCTATGAAGGGACATTTGCGGCACCCGTCCAGCCAGGCCCGGTGGATATGGTGGCAGTCAGTGCCTGGCTGCGTGAGACCTTGCCCGCCGACGTCATCCTCACCAATGGTGCGGGCAATTTCACCGTGTGGCCGAACAAGTTCTTCAAGTTCGGACCGCAGGCACGGCTGCTTGCGCCACAGTCCGGCGCGATGGGCTACGGCCTGCCGGCGGCGATCGCGGCAAAGGTCGCATTCCCGCAGCGCACAGTCGTCTGCTTTGCCGGCGACGGCGATTTCCAGATGAACTGTCAGGAGCTCGGCACCGCCATGCAGGCGGGCGCGCAGCCGATCGTGCTGATCCTCAACAACGGCATTTACGGCACCATCCGCGCGCATCAGGAGCGCCACTATCCTGCCCGCGTCTCGGGAACCTCGCTGGAGAATCCGGACTTCGTGGCGCTGGCGAAGGCCTATGGCTTCCACGCCGAGCGGGTCGAATCCACCGGGGATTTCGCAGCCGCCTTCGGCCGGGCGCTCGCCTCGTCGACGGGCGCCGTTCTCGACATCGCCATCTCGCCCGAAGCGCTGACGCCCCGGCAGACCCTTTCCCAGATGCGCGAAGCCGCGCTCGCTTCGCAGAAGGCCAAGGCATGA
- a CDS encoding class I and II aminotransferase → MSYIASRLLAVKPSASMAASQAAKALRAKGVDVIDLGLGEPDFPTPSHIIDAAHFAAKAGQTLYTGAAGTAEVREAIAGKFRRENGLDYTADDIVVANGAKQIIFNALMATLEAGDEAILPAPYFVSYPEMVKLLGGTPVTVECPETSGFRLTPDVLEKAITPRTKWLFLNMPGNPSGAVYSEADLKALGAVLARHPQVLILSDEIYEHILFDGREFVSFGKACPELRDRTLVVNGVSKSYAMTGWRVGYAAGPAPLVKAMSTIQSQSCTSVCSIAQAATVAALNGPQDEVARFRQAFEARRDLVVDGIRKINGLTLSPPDGAFYAYIGCASLIGRKTPGGVVLEDDAAVANYLLNQGRVASVPGAAYGLSPYFRISTATSEEVLTEAIVRINAAVAQVE, encoded by the coding sequence ATGAGCTACATTGCCTCGCGCCTGTTGGCGGTGAAGCCCTCGGCTTCCATGGCTGCCTCGCAAGCCGCCAAGGCGCTGCGCGCCAAGGGCGTCGACGTGATCGATCTCGGCCTTGGCGAACCGGATTTCCCGACGCCGAGCCACATCATCGATGCCGCCCATTTCGCGGCGAAGGCGGGACAGACGCTCTACACAGGTGCTGCTGGCACGGCCGAGGTGCGCGAAGCCATTGCCGGCAAGTTCCGCCGTGAAAACGGGCTGGATTACACGGCCGACGACATCGTCGTGGCCAACGGCGCCAAGCAGATCATCTTCAATGCGCTGATGGCGACGCTGGAAGCTGGCGACGAGGCCATCCTGCCGGCGCCCTATTTCGTCTCCTATCCCGAAATGGTGAAGCTGCTCGGCGGCACGCCCGTCACCGTCGAATGCCCGGAGACATCAGGCTTCCGGCTGACGCCTGATGTGCTGGAGAAGGCCATCACCCCAAGGACGAAATGGCTGTTCCTCAACATGCCGGGCAACCCGTCGGGTGCCGTCTATTCGGAAGCTGATCTCAAGGCGCTGGGTGCGGTTCTGGCAAGGCATCCGCAAGTCCTCATCCTCTCCGACGAGATTTACGAGCACATCCTCTTCGACGGCCGCGAATTCGTCTCCTTCGGCAAGGCCTGCCCGGAACTCAGGGATAGAACGCTGGTCGTCAACGGCGTCTCGAAATCCTATGCGATGACCGGCTGGCGTGTCGGCTATGCGGCCGGGCCGGCGCCGCTGGTGAAGGCGATGTCGACGATCCAGAGCCAGTCCTGCACCTCCGTCTGCTCGATCGCGCAGGCGGCGACGGTGGCCGCGCTCAACGGCCCGCAGGACGAGGTGGCGCGTTTCCGGCAAGCGTTCGAGGCACGCCGCGATCTGGTCGTCGATGGCATCCGAAAGATCAACGGACTGACGCTGTCGCCGCCGGACGGCGCCTTCTACGCCTATATCGGCTGCGCCAGCCTGATCGGCCGCAAGACGCCCGGCGGTGTCGTGCTTGAGGACGATGCGGCGGTGGCAAACTATCTCCTGAACCAAGGCCGCGTGGCATCGGTGCCGGGTGCCGCCTATGGACTTTCACCCTATTTTCGCATCTCAACCGCGACCAGCGAAGAGGTGCTGACCGAGGCGATCGTGCGGATCAACGCCGCCGTCGCACAAGTGGAGTAG
- a CDS encoding Probable D-threo-aldose 1-dehydrogenase — protein MAEIEFRAVAKNGLKVTTIGLGGTGLGNMYRAVDTDAAVKTVQAAYDNGIRYFDTAPVYGFGVSETRLGLAIKSLPRADIVISSKIGYDLVPIPPEELKPALWDQPGSFRAEFDYSRDAVMRSLEGTLKRLDTDHVDMVSIHDPDEAIHFGPGEDPYARSRFREAMDGAYPALDELRSQGVIKAVGVGINQWQMLSDFVVAGAFDYFLLAGRYTLLEQEPLATLLPLCEQRGTRIIIGGPYNSGILATGAVKGATFNTRPAPEPVLERVRRIEAVCARHKVSLPAAALQFPLGHPLVSSVIPGARSAEELKQNLAYLREDIPPALWADLKQEGLIEAGAPVPTA, from the coding sequence ATGGCTGAAATCGAATTCAGGGCTGTCGCGAAGAATGGCCTGAAGGTGACGACGATCGGACTCGGCGGCACCGGCCTGGGCAACATGTATCGCGCAGTCGACACCGACGCCGCGGTCAAGACCGTTCAGGCGGCCTATGACAATGGCATCCGCTATTTCGACACCGCGCCGGTCTATGGCTTTGGCGTCAGCGAGACGCGGCTTGGCCTGGCGATCAAGTCGCTGCCACGCGCCGACATCGTCATCTCGTCGAAGATCGGCTACGACCTCGTGCCGATCCCGCCGGAAGAGTTGAAGCCGGCCTTGTGGGACCAGCCCGGCTCCTTCCGCGCCGAGTTCGACTATTCGCGCGATGCGGTGATGCGCTCGCTCGAAGGCACGTTGAAGCGCCTCGACACTGACCATGTCGACATGGTCTCGATCCATGATCCCGACGAGGCGATCCATTTCGGCCCGGGTGAGGATCCCTATGCGCGCAGCCGCTTCAGGGAAGCGATGGACGGCGCCTATCCGGCGCTCGATGAGTTGCGTTCGCAAGGCGTCATCAAGGCGGTCGGCGTCGGCATCAACCAGTGGCAGATGCTGTCCGATTTCGTCGTCGCCGGCGCGTTCGACTATTTCCTGCTTGCCGGCCGCTATACGCTGCTCGAACAGGAGCCGCTGGCGACCTTGCTGCCGCTCTGCGAACAGCGCGGCACCCGGATCATTATCGGCGGCCCCTACAATTCCGGCATACTGGCGACGGGTGCGGTCAAGGGCGCCACCTTCAACACCAGGCCGGCACCAGAGCCGGTACTCGAACGCGTCCGCCGCATCGAGGCTGTCTGCGCGCGCCACAAGGTTTCGCTGCCGGCGGCCGCTCTCCAGTTCCCGCTCGGCCATCCCCTGGTGTCGAGCGTCATCCCCGGCGCCCGCTCGGCCGAGGAACTGAAGCAGAATCTGGCCTATCTGCGAGAGGATATTCCGCCAGCACTATGGGCCGATCTCAAGCAAGAGGGGCTTATCGAAGCCGGCGCGCCCGTTCCCACTGCGTGA
- a CDS encoding NAD-dependent epimerase/dehydratase: MPHYDRILITGAAGRLGSELRKGLVPLAKTIRLAGREPFSDLAPHEEEAVFDLADMEATIAATKDCDAIVHFGGAPLECEWQTILDSSIRGSYHIYEGARKHGVKRVIYASSVHAIGYHEVEAHIGVDAPVRPDSLYGVSKNFVESLSRLYWDKFGIETVCLRIFSSFPEPADRRMLWSYLSFADCVRLVEASLTAPRVGHTISFGISDNKLKMVDNSGANHLGFIPQDSAESFRAAVEAKTPIPDPKRPSVKYLGGWFCELGHPDDKPA; encoded by the coding sequence ATGCCACACTACGACCGTATCCTGATCACCGGCGCCGCCGGCCGTCTCGGCTCGGAGCTGCGCAAGGGCCTGGTGCCGCTGGCGAAGACGATCCGCCTGGCAGGACGTGAGCCGTTTAGCGATCTGGCGCCTCACGAAGAAGAAGCGGTGTTCGACCTCGCCGACATGGAAGCGACGATCGCGGCCACCAAGGATTGCGACGCGATCGTTCACTTCGGCGGCGCGCCGCTCGAATGCGAATGGCAGACCATCCTCGATTCCAGCATCCGTGGCTCCTACCACATCTATGAAGGCGCCCGGAAACACGGCGTGAAGCGTGTCATCTACGCTTCCTCGGTGCATGCCATCGGCTATCACGAGGTCGAGGCGCATATCGGCGTCGACGCACCGGTGCGCCCCGACAGCCTCTATGGTGTCTCCAAGAATTTCGTCGAGAGCCTCAGCCGGCTCTACTGGGACAAGTTCGGCATCGAGACAGTGTGCCTGCGCATCTTCTCGTCCTTTCCCGAACCGGCGGACCGCCGCATGCTGTGGTCCTACCTCTCCTTCGCCGACTGCGTGCGGCTGGTCGAGGCGTCACTCACCGCGCCGCGCGTCGGTCACACCATCTCGTTCGGCATTTCGGACAACAAGCTGAAGATGGTCGACAACAGCGGCGCCAACCATCTTGGGTTCATCCCGCAGGACAGTGCTGAATCGTTCCGCGCCGCGGTGGAAGCCAAGACCCCCATTCCCGATCCGAAACGGCCGTCGGTAAAATATCTCGGCGGCTGGTTCTGCGAGCTCGGCCATCCGGACGACAAGCCGGCGTGA
- a CDS encoding 5-oxoprolinase, with protein sequence MTSGIDDIRLGADIGGTFTDIALDVRGTLFSTKVLTNYAAPEQAILDGIAVVTRDAGISAAEIGIIIHGTTLATNALIERRGAKTALVTTEGFRDVIEMRTENRFEQYDLNLQLPTPLIPREHRFTVKGRIGAEGQELQPLDEAALEEIAGRIAAGGFGSVAIGFIHAYTNPAHERRAREILSRQLSIPISISAEVSPQMREFERFNTVCANAYVRPQMADYLARFQTRLKEMGAECPVFMIHSGGGLISVETASEFPVRLVESGPAGGAIFAADIARRFGLDKVVSYDMGGTTAKICLIEDFAPRTARTFEVARTYRFCKGSGMPISIPVIEMIEIGAGGGSIAWVDAMGRIQTGPESAGSEPGPACYGRGGKRPAITDADLVLGKLDPDNFAGGAIRLDTAASEQAILRDVGERLSLDAMSTAFGICEVVDENMANAARVHAVENGKNISDNLMIAFGGAAPLHAARLCEKLGIERCIVPKGAGVGSAIGFLKAPFGYEALASKLTRLSRFKPAEVNALLGELKASAESFVRSGASGSITYEITAFMRYAGQGWEIPVPLPDEPFGDDAVTGLKDLFEANYQRFFGRAIEGLDGLEIEIVTWSVKAADIRPDVARHELTGGKRTSTPVTTRAVFDPASGEPQTYGIVERDTLCAGDRVAGPVVIVERETSTVVTTSFDAVIQSDGAILLIRKGSQS encoded by the coding sequence ATGACCTCAGGAATCGACGACATCCGTCTTGGCGCCGACATAGGCGGCACGTTCACCGACATCGCCCTCGATGTCAGGGGAACGCTGTTTTCCACCAAGGTGCTGACCAATTACGCGGCTCCCGAGCAGGCGATCCTCGACGGCATCGCCGTCGTCACCCGCGATGCCGGCATTTCGGCTGCCGAGATCGGCATCATCATCCACGGCACGACGCTCGCCACCAATGCCCTGATCGAGCGCCGCGGCGCCAAGACCGCGCTGGTCACGACCGAAGGTTTTCGCGATGTGATCGAGATGCGGACCGAGAACCGCTTCGAGCAGTACGATCTGAACCTGCAACTGCCGACGCCGCTCATCCCACGCGAGCACCGCTTCACGGTCAAGGGCCGCATCGGCGCCGAGGGACAGGAACTGCAGCCGCTCGACGAGGCCGCGCTGGAGGAGATTGCCGGACGGATCGCGGCCGGCGGCTTCGGCTCGGTGGCGATCGGCTTCATCCACGCCTACACCAATCCGGCCCACGAGCGCCGCGCGCGCGAAATCCTGTCCCGCCAACTCAGCATCCCGATTTCGATCAGCGCCGAAGTGTCGCCGCAGATGCGCGAGTTCGAGCGCTTCAACACGGTCTGCGCCAACGCCTATGTGCGGCCGCAAATGGCCGACTATCTCGCCCGCTTCCAGACACGGCTGAAGGAGATGGGCGCAGAGTGCCCGGTCTTCATGATCCATTCGGGCGGCGGCCTGATTTCGGTGGAGACGGCTTCCGAATTTCCCGTGCGCCTGGTCGAATCCGGCCCGGCCGGCGGCGCCATCTTCGCCGCCGACATTGCCCGGCGCTTCGGCCTGGATAAGGTCGTCTCCTATGACATGGGCGGCACGACCGCCAAGATCTGCCTGATCGAGGACTTTGCGCCGCGCACGGCCAGAACCTTCGAAGTGGCGCGCACCTACCGCTTCTGCAAGGGCTCGGGCATGCCGATCTCTATTCCCGTGATCGAAATGATCGAGATCGGCGCCGGCGGCGGCTCGATCGCCTGGGTCGACGCCATGGGCCGCATCCAGACCGGGCCGGAAAGCGCCGGCTCGGAGCCGGGGCCAGCCTGCTACGGCCGGGGTGGCAAGCGCCCGGCAATCACCGACGCCGATTTGGTACTCGGCAAGCTCGACCCCGACAATTTTGCCGGCGGCGCGATCCGGCTCGACACGGCAGCGTCGGAACAGGCGATCCTGCGCGATGTCGGCGAACGCCTGTCGCTCGACGCCATGTCGACGGCCTTCGGCATCTGCGAGGTGGTGGACGAGAACATGGCCAATGCGGCCCGCGTCCACGCGGTCGAGAACGGCAAGAACATTTCCGACAATCTGATGATTGCGTTCGGCGGTGCCGCGCCGCTGCACGCGGCAAGGCTCTGCGAAAAACTCGGCATCGAACGCTGCATCGTCCCCAAGGGGGCGGGCGTCGGCTCGGCCATCGGCTTCCTCAAGGCGCCGTTCGGTTACGAGGCGCTAGCGTCGAAGCTGACCCGCCTGTCGCGCTTCAAGCCGGCCGAGGTCAATGCCTTGCTTGGCGAGCTCAAGGCATCAGCCGAAAGCTTCGTGCGCAGCGGCGCCAGCGGCAGCATCACCTACGAAATCACCGCCTTCATGCGCTATGCCGGCCAGGGCTGGGAAATCCCGGTGCCGCTGCCGGATGAGCCATTCGGCGACGATGCCGTCACAGGGCTGAAGGACCTGTTCGAGGCGAACTACCAGCGCTTCTTCGGCCGCGCCATCGAAGGGCTCGACGGGCTGGAGATCGAGATCGTCACCTGGTCGGTCAAGGCGGCGGATATCCGGCCTGATGTCGCCAGGCACGAGCTTACGGGCGGCAAGCGGACCAGCACGCCAGTTACGACCCGCGCGGTGTTCGATCCGGCGAGCGGTGAGCCGCAGACCTACGGCATCGTCGAACGCGATACACTCTGCGCCGGCGATCGCGTCGCGGGGCCGGTGGTGATCGTCGAACGCGAAACATCCACCGTCGTCACCACCAGCTTCGACGCCGTCATCCAGAGCGACGGCGCTATCCTTCTGATCCGCAAAGGCAGCCAGTCATGA
- a CDS encoding Probable monosaccharide-transporting ATPase, with translation MPPTETKPAKKTGVKVPHTMTERLLILLSRYREASIAVVAIVLVIYFQLGSDGGFLSPQFMSVVLRDTGRLGLIAAAEVMLMITGEIDLSLSAIFSIAPYVMALLSVTYGVPLAVGALIGVLIGILVGAINGIITVRFKVPSLITTVGMLFFLQGIVVSIYNSQPIVAPVEQPFNAIFGQSLYQPSDALLSWHGITAFTPFLWAVVLVLVLALVLSRTTFGLHTIATGSNIIGAREIGVRTDRMKIYNFMIAGGFAAFAGIINTAQFTSADPQAGSPFLTLQAIAAAVIGGTSLLGGSGTVIGALIGAFVVASLNNGLVMIGAQATVSDIYLGAAIIAAMILSIQVDRLRTRRRV, from the coding sequence GTGCCGCCCACAGAAACCAAGCCTGCGAAGAAGACCGGCGTCAAGGTTCCGCACACGATGACGGAAAGGCTGCTGATCCTGCTGTCGCGCTATCGCGAGGCCAGCATCGCCGTCGTCGCCATCGTGCTGGTCATCTATTTCCAGCTCGGCAGCGATGGCGGCTTCCTGTCGCCGCAATTCATGAGCGTGGTGCTGCGCGACACCGGCCGGCTCGGCCTTATCGCCGCGGCGGAAGTCATGCTGATGATCACCGGCGAGATCGACCTGTCGCTCAGCGCCATCTTCTCGATCGCGCCCTATGTCATGGCGCTGCTGTCGGTCACCTACGGCGTGCCGCTGGCCGTCGGTGCGCTGATCGGCGTGCTGATCGGCATATTGGTCGGTGCCATCAACGGCATCATCACCGTGCGCTTCAAGGTGCCGTCGCTGATCACCACCGTCGGCATGCTGTTCTTCCTGCAAGGCATCGTCGTCTCGATCTACAACAGCCAGCCGATCGTGGCGCCGGTCGAGCAACCCTTCAACGCCATCTTCGGCCAGAGCCTCTACCAGCCGTCGGATGCGCTGCTCTCCTGGCACGGCATTACCGCCTTCACGCCCTTCCTGTGGGCGGTGGTGCTGGTGCTGGTGTTGGCGCTGGTGCTTTCCCGCACCACATTCGGCCTGCACACCATCGCGACGGGCTCCAACATCATCGGCGCGCGTGAGATCGGCGTGCGCACCGACCGCATGAAGATCTACAATTTCATGATCGCCGGCGGCTTCGCCGCCTTCGCCGGCATCATCAACACAGCGCAGTTCACCTCGGCCGACCCGCAGGCCGGCAGCCCGTTCCTCACCTTGCAGGCGATCGCCGCGGCGGTCATCGGCGGCACCTCGCTGCTCGGTGGTTCCGGCACCGTCATCGGCGCGCTGATTGGCGCCTTTGTCGTCGCCTCGCTCAACAACGGCCTGGTGATGATCGGCGCCCAGGCCACCGTGTCCGACATCTATCTCGGCGCGGCCATCATCGCCGCGATGATCCTCTCAATCCAGGTCGACCGCCTGCGCACACGGAGGCGCGTATGA